One region of Chitinophaga varians genomic DNA includes:
- a CDS encoding DNA-directed RNA polymerase subunit alpha, with translation MAILNFQKPDKIVLQKSTDFEAQFEFRPLEPGYAVTIGNALRRVLLSSLEGYAIVGIKIEGADHEFATLRGVTEDVTEIILNLKQVRFKKIAENDVTNEKITLSIKGKTEFRADMIEKATSAFQIMNPELLICTLDPSAKLDIELTIGKGRGYVPAEENKPKDAVFGYIAIDSIFTPIKNVKYSIENTRVEQKTDYEKLIMEVVTDGTIHPEEAVKQASRILIQHLMIITDENISFDTKDAEKEDVVDEQTLQLRKILKTPLEDLDLSVRAFNCLKAAKINSLSELVQYEQEELMKFRNFGQKSLSEIEQVLGERGLHFGMDLSKLKLEEE, from the coding sequence ATGGCAATTTTAAATTTCCAGAAACCTGATAAGATCGTATTGCAGAAGTCTACCGACTTTGAAGCTCAATTCGAATTCCGTCCATTAGAACCAGGTTATGCTGTGACTATCGGTAATGCGTTGCGTCGCGTACTGTTGTCTTCTTTGGAGGGCTATGCCATTGTGGGTATTAAAATTGAAGGCGCCGATCACGAATTCGCTACACTCAGAGGTGTTACCGAAGACGTTACAGAGATCATCCTGAACCTGAAACAGGTTCGTTTCAAGAAGATCGCTGAAAACGACGTAACGAACGAAAAGATCACCCTGTCCATCAAAGGCAAAACAGAATTTCGTGCTGACATGATCGAAAAAGCCACCAGCGCTTTCCAGATCATGAACCCGGAACTGCTGATCTGCACCCTGGACCCTTCTGCCAAACTGGACATCGAACTGACCATCGGCAAAGGCCGCGGTTACGTGCCAGCAGAGGAAAATAAACCCAAAGATGCAGTATTCGGCTACATCGCTATTGACTCTATCTTTACGCCTATCAAAAACGTAAAGTACAGCATAGAAAATACCCGTGTGGAACAAAAAACCGACTATGAGAAACTCATCATGGAGGTTGTCACTGACGGTACCATCCACCCGGAAGAAGCAGTAAAACAAGCTTCCCGCATCCTCATCCAGCACCTGATGATCATCACCGATGAAAACATCAGCTTTGATACCAAAGACGCTGAAAAAGAAGATGTTGTGGATGAACAAACACTGCAACTGCGCAAGATCCTGAAAACACCACTGGAAGACCTCGATCTGAGCGTGCGTGCATTCAACTGTCTGAAAGCAGCGAAAATCAACTCCCTGAGCGAACTGGTACAATACGAACAGGAAGAACTGATGAAGTTCAGAAACTTCGGCCAGAAATCCCTCAGCGAAATCGAACAAGTGCTCGGCGAAAGAGGCCTGCACTTCGGTATGGACCTGTCCAAACTGAAACTCGAAGAAGAATAG
- a CDS encoding DUF1573 domain-containing protein, translated as MKKFILSLFASLLITTALWAQSQPNAADTKVKFVKETVDFGKTALNKPVTVDFEFTNISKEPILIEAARASCGCTTPKWTQEPILPGKKGKVTANYSANGLGQQNKTIWVKFKGVDQDKELHLTGTVANN; from the coding sequence ATGAAAAAATTCATCTTGTCCCTATTCGCCAGCTTGTTGATTACTACAGCTTTGTGGGCACAGTCTCAGCCGAATGCGGCAGACACGAAAGTAAAATTCGTTAAAGAAACGGTTGATTTCGGTAAAACAGCACTGAACAAACCAGTAACTGTTGATTTTGAATTCACCAACATTTCAAAAGAACCAATTCTGATTGAAGCTGCACGTGCCAGCTGCGGCTGTACTACACCGAAATGGACACAGGAGCCGATCCTGCCTGGTAAAAAAGGTAAGGTCACTGCTAACTATAGCGCCAACGGTTTAGGCCAGCAGAACAAAACCATCTGGGTGAAGTTCAAAGGTGTGGACCAGGACAAAGAACTGCACCTGACCGGTACAGTGGCCAACAACTAG
- the rpmD gene encoding 50S ribosomal protein L30, with the protein MAKIKITQVKSGIDRPERQKLTLKALGLTKMNATVEVEATPQVLGMVRKVDHLVKVETVNA; encoded by the coding sequence ATGGCAAAGATTAAGATCACTCAAGTGAAAAGTGGTATTGACCGTCCTGAAAGGCAGAAACTGACCTTGAAGGCACTGGGCCTGACTAAAATGAACGCTACTGTTGAAGTAGAAGCTACTCCTCAGGTGCTGGGAATGGTCCGTAAAGTTGATCACCTGGTAAAAGTAGAGACAGTTAACGCTTAA
- the secY gene encoding preprotein translocase subunit SecY, producing MKKFIETIKNIWSIEDLRNRILTTLLLVLIYRVGSYIALPGIDANALSNFEKNSNQGILGLVNMFAGGSFSRASIFALGIMPYISASIAIQLLTIAVPYFQKLQKEGESGRKKINQYTRILTVVVTGFQASAYVAYLRNQSGGAIIPEYGTFFFWLSTTIVLTAGTLFVMWLGEKITDKGIGNGTSIIIMMGILARLPQALIGEFSSKVAGSGGPILFLIEIAVFIMITVGLILLVQGTRKIPVNYAKRIVGNKQYGGVRQFIPLKVNAAGVMPIIFAQAIMFIPATAIGFATSSESASGFVRIFSDHTNGWYNLIYAVLVIVFTYFYTALIFNPTQMADEMKRNNGFVPGVKPGKATADYIGAVMDRITLPGAFFLALVGIMPGLAAAFKINSNFATFFGGTSLLIMVGVILDTLQQIESQLLMRHYDGLMSTGRIKGRTAPANA from the coding sequence GTGAAGAAATTTATCGAAACGATTAAGAATATCTGGAGTATCGAGGATCTGCGTAATCGCATCTTAACTACCCTGCTCCTGGTCCTCATTTACCGTGTTGGATCGTATATAGCCTTGCCCGGTATTGATGCAAACGCGCTCAGCAACTTTGAAAAAAATTCTAACCAGGGCATTCTGGGACTGGTAAACATGTTTGCCGGCGGATCGTTTTCAAGGGCCTCTATTTTTGCGTTGGGTATCATGCCCTACATCTCCGCTTCCATTGCTATTCAGTTGCTGACCATAGCAGTACCTTATTTCCAGAAACTGCAGAAGGAAGGTGAAAGCGGCCGCAAGAAAATCAACCAGTATACCCGCATCCTTACTGTGGTGGTAACCGGATTCCAGGCAAGTGCTTACGTAGCTTATCTCCGTAATCAGTCAGGTGGCGCTATTATTCCAGAATACGGAACCTTCTTTTTCTGGCTCTCTACCACTATCGTCCTCACAGCAGGTACCCTGTTCGTGATGTGGCTCGGTGAAAAGATCACAGATAAAGGTATTGGTAACGGTACTTCCATTATCATCATGATGGGCATCCTCGCCCGCCTCCCACAAGCCCTGATCGGGGAATTCTCCTCTAAAGTGGCCGGCTCCGGCGGTCCGATCCTCTTCCTGATCGAAATCGCGGTGTTTATCATGATCACCGTGGGCCTTATCCTGCTCGTTCAGGGTACCCGGAAAATTCCCGTTAACTACGCAAAACGTATTGTGGGCAACAAACAATACGGCGGAGTTCGCCAGTTCATTCCCCTCAAAGTGAATGCAGCTGGTGTAATGCCGATCATCTTTGCCCAGGCTATTATGTTCATCCCTGCTACGGCCATCGGTTTCGCTACCAGCTCTGAAAGCGCTTCCGGTTTCGTTCGTATCTTCAGTGACCACACTAATGGCTGGTACAACCTGATCTACGCTGTTCTCGTGATTGTATTTACTTATTTCTATACTGCGCTGATCTTCAACCCCACTCAGATGGCGGATGAAATGAAACGCAACAATGGCTTCGTTCCTGGTGTTAAACCCGGTAAAGCGACTGCCGACTATATCGGTGCTGTAATGGACCGCATTACCCTCCCGGGAGCATTTTTCCTGGCACTCGTGGGTATTATGCCCGGTCTGGCAGCTGCCTTCAAGATCAACAGCAACTTCGCCACCTTCTTCGGTGGTACGTCCCTCCTGATCATGGTAGGGGTTATCCTTGATACGCTGCAACAGATCGAAAGCCAGCTCCTGATGCGCCACTACGATGGCCTCATGAGCACCGGCCGCATCAAGGGCAGAACTGCCCCGGCTAATGCTTAA
- the rplQ gene encoding 50S ribosomal protein L17: MRHGVKLNKLSRTAAHRKSLMSNLACELISHKRITTTLAKAKALRVYVEPLLTRGKNDTTHNRRIVFSYLQDKEAIKELFGAISEKIATRPGGYTRIIKLGKRHGDNAEVALIELVDFNEIYGAPTEKAAAKKTRRAGGAKKKADAAAPAAEKAADATEEKTAE, from the coding sequence ATGCGTCACGGAGTTAAATTAAACAAATTAAGCAGAACTGCTGCCCACCGCAAAAGCCTGATGTCTAACCTGGCTTGCGAACTGATCAGCCACAAACGTATCACCACTACCCTCGCAAAAGCGAAAGCACTGCGTGTTTACGTTGAACCGCTGCTCACAAGAGGCAAAAACGATACTACCCACAACCGTAGAATCGTGTTCAGCTACCTGCAGGACAAAGAAGCGATCAAAGAACTGTTCGGTGCGATCAGTGAAAAAATTGCTACCCGTCCTGGTGGTTACACCCGTATCATTAAGCTGGGTAAACGTCATGGGGATAACGCAGAAGTTGCCCTGATCGAGCTGGTTGATTTCAACGAAATCTACGGTGCTCCGACAGAAAAAGCTGCTGCCAAGAAAACCCGTCGTGCCGGTGGTGCTAAAAAGAAAGCTGACGCTGCTGCTCCTGCTGCAGAAAAAGCTGCTGATGCCACTGAAGAGAAAACAGCTGAGTAA
- the rpmJ gene encoding 50S ribosomal protein L36, with product MKVRAAIKKRSADCKIVRRKGVLLVINKKNPRFKQRQG from the coding sequence ATGAAGGTAAGAGCTGCAATCAAAAAAAGAAGTGCGGATTGTAAAATAGTTCGTAGGAAAGGTGTTCTGTTGGTGATCAACAAAAAGAACCCTCGTTTCAAACAACGTCAGGGATAA
- a CDS encoding pyridoxal phosphate-dependent aminotransferase yields the protein MPTISQRGVLMPPSPIRKLVPFAEAAKKRGVKVYHLNIGQPDIETPKPVLDAVRHSEFKVLEYSHSAGNESYRRKLVEYYGRFDVSLNHNQIIVTTGGSEAIVFAFMACLDPGDEVIVPEPFYANYNGFAVEAEVKIKTITANIETGFALPAMEAFEAAITPRTKAILICNPNNPTGYLYSKEEMEVLKQLCLKHNLFLFSDEAYREFCYAGTHFSAMNLEGMDDNVILMDTISKRYSACGGRIGAFVTKNQSVLDATMKFAQARLSPPSFAQIAGEAAVDLPLDYFDGIKAEYQSRRDVLVEGLNKIPGVFCPNPGGAFYAMARLPIDDSDKFCQWMLEAFEYEKQTVMMSPATGFYATPGLGKQEVRLAYVLNRDDIRHAIVCLEKALEVYPGRTDK from the coding sequence ATGCCTACCATTAGCCAGAGAGGTGTGCTGATGCCTCCTTCTCCCATCAGAAAACTTGTTCCCTTCGCCGAAGCAGCCAAGAAAAGAGGTGTGAAGGTATATCACCTGAACATCGGACAGCCTGATATCGAAACTCCGAAACCGGTGCTCGACGCGGTGCGTCATTCTGAATTCAAAGTCCTGGAATACAGCCACAGCGCGGGCAACGAAAGCTACCGCCGCAAACTGGTGGAGTACTACGGCCGGTTTGATGTTTCTTTGAACCACAACCAGATCATTGTGACCACCGGAGGTTCTGAGGCAATCGTTTTTGCCTTTATGGCCTGCCTCGATCCGGGTGACGAAGTGATTGTACCGGAGCCTTTCTACGCCAACTATAATGGTTTTGCCGTAGAAGCAGAAGTAAAGATCAAGACGATCACTGCAAATATCGAGACCGGCTTTGCACTGCCTGCCATGGAAGCATTTGAAGCAGCCATTACACCGCGTACCAAAGCTATCCTGATCTGTAACCCGAACAATCCTACCGGCTACCTGTACAGCAAGGAAGAAATGGAAGTGTTGAAACAGCTGTGCCTGAAGCACAACCTGTTCCTTTTCTCTGATGAGGCTTACCGTGAGTTCTGCTACGCCGGCACCCACTTCTCTGCCATGAACCTGGAAGGCATGGACGATAACGTGATCCTGATGGACACTATCTCCAAGCGTTACAGCGCCTGTGGTGGCCGTATCGGTGCTTTTGTGACCAAAAACCAGTCTGTGCTGGATGCTACGATGAAGTTTGCACAAGCCCGGCTGAGCCCCCCCTCCTTTGCGCAGATCGCAGGTGAAGCGGCCGTGGACCTTCCGCTGGATTATTTTGACGGCATCAAAGCCGAATATCAGAGCCGCCGTGATGTGCTGGTAGAAGGCCTGAACAAGATCCCGGGTGTTTTCTGTCCTAATCCGGGTGGTGCGTTCTATGCTATGGCGCGGCTGCCGATTGATGATTCCGATAAGTTCTGCCAGTGGATGCTGGAGGCTTTTGAATACGAAAAACAAACGGTGATGATGTCTCCGGCGACCGGTTTTTATGCTACTCCCGGCCTGGGCAAACAGGAAGTGCGGTTAGCCTATGTGCTGAACCGTGACGACATTCGTCATGCAATAGTTTGTCTGGAAAAAGCGCTGGAAGTATATCCCGGTCGTACGGACAAATAA
- the rpsD gene encoding 30S ribosomal protein S4, whose translation MARYTGPKTKISRIFGEPILGNGKYLGKNSNPPGQHGANRKRKQLGEYALQLREKQKAKYTYGLLEKQFRNLFDEATRRKGVAGEVLIKLLEARLDNTVFRLGIAPSRPAARQLVSHKHITVNGIVVNTPSFQLKPGDVISLKNKTANNTALTSVIRGKNPKFSWLDWNEKEMKGVFIAYPERESVPENIKEQLIVELYSK comes from the coding sequence ATGGCAAGGTATACAGGCCCAAAGACCAAAATTTCCAGAATTTTTGGCGAACCGATCTTAGGTAACGGTAAATATTTAGGTAAAAACAGTAACCCTCCGGGTCAGCACGGTGCTAACCGCAAACGTAAACAACTGGGCGAATACGCACTGCAGCTGAGAGAAAAACAGAAAGCCAAATACACTTATGGCCTGCTGGAAAAACAATTCCGCAACCTGTTCGACGAAGCTACCCGCAGAAAAGGCGTTGCCGGTGAAGTATTGATCAAATTGCTGGAAGCACGTCTGGACAACACCGTATTCCGTCTGGGTATCGCTCCTTCCCGCCCTGCTGCCCGTCAGCTGGTATCCCACAAACACATTACCGTTAACGGTATCGTGGTAAACACACCTTCTTTCCAACTGAAACCAGGTGACGTTATCAGCCTGAAAAACAAAACTGCCAACAATACCGCCCTCACCAGCGTTATCCGTGGTAAAAATCCTAAATTCAGCTGGCTGGATTGGAATGAAAAAGAAATGAAAGGCGTATTCATTGCTTATCCTGAGAGAGAGAGCGTTCCTGAAAACATCAAGGAACAACTGATTGTAGAATTGTACTCTAAGTAA
- the infA gene encoding translation initiation factor IF-1, which translates to MAKQALIKQDGIILEALSNAMFRVKLENGHEILATISGKMRMHYIRILPGDKVGVEMSPYDLSRGRIIFRYK; encoded by the coding sequence ATGGCAAAACAGGCACTCATTAAACAGGATGGAATTATATTAGAAGCCTTGTCAAACGCTATGTTCCGTGTAAAACTGGAAAATGGGCACGAGATCCTGGCCACCATTTCTGGAAAAATGAGAATGCACTACATACGCATTCTGCCAGGAGATAAGGTGGGAGTGGAGATGAGCCCATACGATTTGTCAAGGGGCCGTATAATTTTCAGATACAAATAG
- the carA gene encoding glutamine-hydrolyzing carbamoyl-phosphate synthase small subunit produces the protein MPQTRTIQPAILLLDDGTVFQGKAFGKIGTAAGELAFNTGMTGYQEVFTDPSYKGQVLIMNNCYIGNYGTRKDDVESGSVKISGLIAKNIAYNYSRKMADESLEKFLTDNNLVAIYDVDTRALVSHIRSKGAMNCIISSEILDVEQLKTQLAQVPSMEGLALCQEVTTAEPYYVGDPEAEIRIAVMDNGVKRNMLKCLSDKGAYLKVFPTDTKFEVCEEFKPHAYFISNGPGDPAPLKYAVETVKQILAAERPMFGICLGHQLLALANGIPTYKMHHGHRGLNHPVKNLKTGLCEITTQNHGFAVDAAAIAASEQVEVTHVNLNDNTVEGIRIKNKPAFSVQYHPESTPGPFDSRYLFDDFFEMIKANKK, from the coding sequence ATGCCTCAGACAAGAACCATCCAGCCTGCCATACTGTTGCTCGACGACGGTACGGTTTTTCAGGGAAAAGCTTTTGGGAAAATTGGCACTGCCGCCGGTGAATTAGCTTTCAATACCGGTATGACGGGTTACCAGGAAGTGTTTACTGACCCTTCTTACAAAGGACAGGTACTTATCATGAACAACTGCTATATCGGCAATTACGGCACCCGCAAGGATGACGTGGAAAGCGGCAGCGTGAAGATAAGTGGTCTGATTGCGAAGAATATCGCGTATAACTATTCCAGGAAGATGGCCGATGAATCGCTGGAGAAGTTCCTGACCGATAATAACCTGGTAGCCATCTATGATGTAGATACCCGCGCGCTGGTTTCCCATATCCGCAGCAAAGGTGCTATGAACTGCATCATCTCCTCCGAAATCCTGGACGTGGAGCAGCTGAAAACCCAGCTGGCACAGGTCCCTTCCATGGAAGGACTGGCCCTCTGCCAGGAGGTGACTACCGCAGAGCCTTACTACGTAGGCGATCCGGAAGCTGAGATCCGTATTGCGGTAATGGACAACGGCGTAAAGAGAAACATGCTGAAATGCCTGTCCGACAAAGGCGCGTACCTGAAAGTATTCCCGACAGACACCAAATTTGAGGTGTGTGAGGAATTCAAGCCGCATGCTTACTTCATCTCTAACGGCCCCGGTGATCCGGCCCCGCTGAAGTATGCCGTGGAAACAGTAAAACAGATCCTGGCTGCTGAAAGACCGATGTTCGGCATCTGTCTCGGCCACCAACTGCTGGCACTGGCCAATGGCATCCCGACTTACAAAATGCACCACGGCCACCGCGGTCTGAACCACCCGGTTAAAAACCTTAAAACCGGCCTGTGTGAAATCACTACCCAGAACCACGGTTTTGCAGTAGATGCTGCAGCTATAGCCGCCAGTGAACAGGTGGAAGTAACGCACGTCAACCTGAACGATAACACCGTAGAAGGTATCCGTATCAAGAACAAACCGGCTTTCTCCGTACAATACCACCCCGAAAGCACTCCTGGCCCGTTCGACTCCCGCTATCTGTTCGATGATTTCTTCGAAATGATCAAGGCAAACAAAAAATAA
- the rplO gene encoding 50S ribosomal protein L15 produces MNLHSLKPAKGAVHKEKRLGRGEASGKGGTSTKGNKGIQQRAGYASKRGFEGGQMPIQRRMPKRGFKNNNREEYTIFNLGQIDHLVEKYGLQEFNLENLYMNGLVNRTAKVKILANGELKSKVTVKVNAISEKAKQAIESTGGSVELV; encoded by the coding sequence ATGAATCTGCATTCATTAAAGCCTGCTAAAGGCGCCGTACATAAAGAAAAACGTCTCGGACGTGGTGAGGCTTCCGGTAAAGGTGGTACTTCTACAAAAGGTAACAAAGGTATCCAGCAACGCGCCGGTTACGCCAGCAAAAGAGGCTTTGAAGGTGGCCAGATGCCAATCCAGCGCCGTATGCCTAAACGCGGTTTCAAAAACAATAACCGCGAGGAATACACCATCTTCAACCTGGGTCAGATTGACCACTTAGTTGAAAAATATGGCCTGCAGGAATTCAACCTCGAAAACCTGTATATGAACGGCCTGGTGAACCGGACAGCTAAAGTTAAAATCCTGGCTAACGGTGAACTGAAATCCAAGGTGACTGTTAAAGTAAACGCTATCAGCGAAAAAGCTAAACAGGCCATCGAATCAACAGGTGGATCAGTAGAACTGGTATAA
- the rpsM gene encoding 30S ribosomal protein S13 translates to MARIAGIDLPKNKRGEIGLTYIFGIGRSTAQYILNKAEIDVNKKVKDWNDDEQAAIRNIINGEFKVEGQLRSEVQMNIKRLLDIACYRGLRHRKGLPVRGQRTRTNSRTRKGKRKTVAGKKKATKK, encoded by the coding sequence ATGGCACGTATAGCCGGTATAGATCTTCCTAAAAATAAAAGAGGAGAAATTGGCCTCACCTATATTTTTGGTATAGGCCGTTCTACCGCCCAATATATCCTGAACAAGGCGGAAATTGATGTAAACAAGAAAGTGAAGGATTGGAATGACGATGAACAAGCTGCCATCCGTAACATTATCAACGGCGAGTTTAAGGTAGAGGGTCAACTGCGTTCTGAAGTACAAATGAATATCAAGCGTCTGCTGGATATCGCTTGCTACCGTGGTCTGCGTCACAGGAAAGGCTTACCGGTAAGAGGTCAGCGTACACGTACCAACAGCCGTACCCGCAAAGGTAAACGTAAGACAGTGGCTGGTAAGAAAAAAGCAACTAAGAAATAA
- the rpsK gene encoding 30S ribosomal protein S11 gives MAKANNTKTAASKKRVVKVDNYGDVHISASFNNIIVSITNKHGQVISWSSAGKMGFRGSKKNTPYAAQLAAQDAAKVAMDAGLKRADVFVKGPGAGRESAIRAIANSGIEVSMIKDVTPLPHNGCRPPKKRRV, from the coding sequence ATGGCAAAAGCAAATAATACAAAAACTGCTGCTAGTAAAAAAAGGGTAGTAAAAGTAGACAACTACGGAGACGTACACATCTCCGCCAGCTTCAATAACATCATTGTGAGCATCACCAACAAACACGGTCAGGTTATCTCCTGGTCTTCTGCTGGTAAAATGGGCTTCAGAGGTTCTAAAAAGAACACTCCGTATGCTGCTCAGCTGGCTGCACAGGATGCTGCAAAAGTTGCTATGGACGCCGGTCTGAAAAGAGCAGATGTATTTGTAAAAGGCCCAGGAGCAGGTCGTGAAAGCGCTATCCGTGCTATCGCTAACTCCGGTATCGAAGTGAGCATGATTAAAGACGTTACGCCTTTACCGCACAACGGTTGCCGTCCTCCCAAGAAAAGAAGAGTATAG
- the map gene encoding type I methionyl aminopeptidase — protein MIHYKTKEEIELIRKSALLLSAALAEVAKALKPGMTTLDVDAVADKFIVENGAVPSFKNYKGFPNACCISVNEAVVHGIPNKHVLKDGDILTVDVGVYMNGFHADSAYTFAIGNVPENVRRLMAATKASLYKGIEKAVIGNRIGDISYAIQEYTEKERGYGVVRELVGHGLGRHLHEDPQVPNYGKRGSGPVIKEGLVIAIEPMINLRTKDVEYLEDGWTVVTRDRSPSVHFEHTVAVGKGKPDILSSFTEIEKAEKNNPELNTNY, from the coding sequence ATGATTCACTATAAGACGAAGGAAGAAATAGAGCTGATCCGTAAAAGTGCCCTCCTCCTCAGCGCTGCCCTGGCTGAAGTGGCGAAAGCCCTCAAACCAGGTATGACCACGCTCGATGTAGACGCGGTGGCGGATAAATTTATCGTGGAAAACGGAGCCGTGCCTTCGTTTAAAAACTATAAAGGTTTCCCCAACGCCTGCTGTATCTCTGTGAACGAGGCAGTGGTACACGGTATTCCCAATAAACATGTGCTGAAAGACGGTGATATCCTCACAGTGGACGTAGGCGTGTATATGAACGGTTTCCATGCTGACAGCGCCTATACTTTCGCTATTGGCAATGTGCCCGAGAATGTGCGCCGCCTTATGGCCGCCACGAAAGCATCTCTTTATAAAGGCATCGAAAAGGCCGTTATCGGCAACCGTATCGGGGATATCTCCTACGCTATTCAGGAATATACCGAAAAAGAACGCGGTTACGGCGTGGTAAGGGAACTGGTAGGGCATGGCCTTGGCCGTCATCTCCATGAAGACCCGCAGGTGCCTAACTACGGCAAACGTGGCAGCGGCCCGGTGATAAAGGAAGGCCTGGTCATCGCCATTGAACCGATGATCAACCTCCGTACCAAGGACGTGGAATACCTGGAAGACGGCTGGACCGTGGTTACCCGCGACAGAAGCCCGTCAGTCCACTTCGAACATACCGTGGCGGTAGGAAAAGGTAAGCCGGATATCCTGTCTTCCTTTACAGAAATCGAAAAAGCGGAAAAAAACAACCCGGAACTGAACACAAATTACTAA